The Sciurus carolinensis chromosome 18, mSciCar1.2, whole genome shotgun sequence genome contains a region encoding:
- the Cdr2 gene encoding cerebellar degeneration-related protein 2 isoform X2 codes for MYTTNQEQLQEIEYLTKQVELLRQMNEQHAKVYEQLDITARELEETNQKLVADSKASQQKILSLTETIECLQTNIDHLQSQVEELKSSGQGRRRQGKCDPEKSTPNFSCLKELYDLRQHFVYDHVFAEKITSLQSQQSPDEEENEHLKKTVTMLQAQLSLERQKRMTMEEEYELVLKENSELEEQLGATDAYRARALELEAEVAEMRQMLQAEHPFVNGVEKLVPDSLFVSFKEPSQSLLEELFLSVPEAHRKPLKRSSSETVLSSLAGGDIMKGHEETCIRRAKAVKQRGISLLHEVDTQYSALKVKYEDLLKKCQQEQDSLSHKAVQTSRALAKDLMGMNTPPESGASSWEPASVTPEPISSPSTTTPPEYKALFKEIFNCIEKSKQEIDAQRTKFRSLTPYS; via the exons ATGTACACAACCAATCAGGAGCAGTTACAGGAAATTGAG TATCTGACCAAGCAGGTGGAGCTTCTACGGCAAATGAATGAACAGCATGCAAAAGTTTATGAACAACTAGATATCACAGCAAGGGAACTGGAAGAAACGAATCAAAAGCTTGTTGCTGACAGCAAGGCCTCACAGCAAAAAATTCTGAG CCTGACTGAAACAATTGAATGTCTACAAACCAACATTGATCACCTCCAGAGCCAAGTGGAGGAGTTGAAGTCGTCTGGCCAAGGGAGGAGGAGACAGGGGAAATGTGACCCAGAGAAATCGACACCCAACTTCTCGTGTCTGAAGGAGCTCTATGACCTCCGCCA ACACTTTGTGTATGACCATGTGTTTGCTGAGAAGATCACTTCCTTACAAAGTCAGCAAAGCCCCGATGAGGAAGAAAACGAGCACTTGAAAAAGACAGTGACAATGTTGCAGGCCCAACTGAGCCTAGAGCGGCAGAAGAGGATGACCATGGAGGAGGAGTACGAGCTTGTGCTGAAGGAGAACAGCGAACTGGAAGAGCAGCTAGGGGCCACGGATGCCTACCGGGCGCGCGCACTGGAGTTGGAGGCTGAGGTGGCAGAGATGCGGCAGATGCTACAGGCTGAGCACCCGTTTGTGAATGGGGTTGAGAAGCTGGTGCCAGACTCTTTGTTTGTTTCATTCAAAGAGCCCAGCCAGAGCCTGCTGGAGGAGTTGTTCCTGTCTGTGCCAGAAGCACATAGAAAGCCTCTCAAGCGCAGTAGCAGCGAGACAGTCCTCAGCAGCTTGGCAGGGGGTGACATCATGAAGGGCCACGAGGAGACCTGCATCAGGAGGGCCAAGGCTGTGAAGCAGAGAGGCATCTCCCTTCTGCATGAAGTGGACACTCAGTACAGTGCTCTGAAGGTGAAGTACGAAGACCTGCTGAAGAAGTGCCAGCAGGAACAGGACTCCCTGTCACACAAGGCAGTGCAGACTTCCAGGGCTTTGGCCAAGGACCTGATGGGCATGAACACCCCACCTGAATCAGGTGCCAGCAGCTGGGAACCTGCCTCTGTCACCCCAGAGCCCATCAGTTCTCCCAGTACCACGACACCCCCGGAGTACAAAGCACTGTTTAAGGAGATCTTTAATTGCATTgagaaaagcaagcaagaaatAGATGCACAGAGAACAAAATTCCGCTCTCTCACTCCTTATTCCTAA
- the Cdr2 gene encoding cerebellar degeneration-related protein 2 isoform X1, with amino-acid sequence MLAENPVEEFEMKEDEPWYDHRDLQQDLQLAAELGKTLLDRNTELEDSLQQMYTTNQEQLQEIEYLTKQVELLRQMNEQHAKVYEQLDITARELEETNQKLVADSKASQQKILSLTETIECLQTNIDHLQSQVEELKSSGQGRRRQGKCDPEKSTPNFSCLKELYDLRQHFVYDHVFAEKITSLQSQQSPDEEENEHLKKTVTMLQAQLSLERQKRMTMEEEYELVLKENSELEEQLGATDAYRARALELEAEVAEMRQMLQAEHPFVNGVEKLVPDSLFVSFKEPSQSLLEELFLSVPEAHRKPLKRSSSETVLSSLAGGDIMKGHEETCIRRAKAVKQRGISLLHEVDTQYSALKVKYEDLLKKCQQEQDSLSHKAVQTSRALAKDLMGMNTPPESGASSWEPASVTPEPISSPSTTTPPEYKALFKEIFNCIEKSKQEIDAQRTKFRSLTPYS; translated from the exons ATCTCCAACTTGCTGCTGAGCTTGGGAAGACATTACTGGATCGGAACACAGAGTTGGAGGATTCTCTTCAGCAGATGTACACAACCAATCAGGAGCAGTTACAGGAAATTGAG TATCTGACCAAGCAGGTGGAGCTTCTACGGCAAATGAATGAACAGCATGCAAAAGTTTATGAACAACTAGATATCACAGCAAGGGAACTGGAAGAAACGAATCAAAAGCTTGTTGCTGACAGCAAGGCCTCACAGCAAAAAATTCTGAG CCTGACTGAAACAATTGAATGTCTACAAACCAACATTGATCACCTCCAGAGCCAAGTGGAGGAGTTGAAGTCGTCTGGCCAAGGGAGGAGGAGACAGGGGAAATGTGACCCAGAGAAATCGACACCCAACTTCTCGTGTCTGAAGGAGCTCTATGACCTCCGCCA ACACTTTGTGTATGACCATGTGTTTGCTGAGAAGATCACTTCCTTACAAAGTCAGCAAAGCCCCGATGAGGAAGAAAACGAGCACTTGAAAAAGACAGTGACAATGTTGCAGGCCCAACTGAGCCTAGAGCGGCAGAAGAGGATGACCATGGAGGAGGAGTACGAGCTTGTGCTGAAGGAGAACAGCGAACTGGAAGAGCAGCTAGGGGCCACGGATGCCTACCGGGCGCGCGCACTGGAGTTGGAGGCTGAGGTGGCAGAGATGCGGCAGATGCTACAGGCTGAGCACCCGTTTGTGAATGGGGTTGAGAAGCTGGTGCCAGACTCTTTGTTTGTTTCATTCAAAGAGCCCAGCCAGAGCCTGCTGGAGGAGTTGTTCCTGTCTGTGCCAGAAGCACATAGAAAGCCTCTCAAGCGCAGTAGCAGCGAGACAGTCCTCAGCAGCTTGGCAGGGGGTGACATCATGAAGGGCCACGAGGAGACCTGCATCAGGAGGGCCAAGGCTGTGAAGCAGAGAGGCATCTCCCTTCTGCATGAAGTGGACACTCAGTACAGTGCTCTGAAGGTGAAGTACGAAGACCTGCTGAAGAAGTGCCAGCAGGAACAGGACTCCCTGTCACACAAGGCAGTGCAGACTTCCAGGGCTTTGGCCAAGGACCTGATGGGCATGAACACCCCACCTGAATCAGGTGCCAGCAGCTGGGAACCTGCCTCTGTCACCCCAGAGCCCATCAGTTCTCCCAGTACCACGACACCCCCGGAGTACAAAGCACTGTTTAAGGAGATCTTTAATTGCATTgagaaaagcaagcaagaaatAGATGCACAGAGAACAAAATTCCGCTCTCTCACTCCTTATTCCTAA